A DNA window from Streptococcus parapneumoniae contains the following coding sequences:
- the yfmF gene encoding EF-P 5-aminopentanol modification-associated protein YfmF has protein sequence MELVHGISTHFIQSKKFKTNKIAVRFTAPLSLDTISGRMLSASMLETANQMYPTSQDLRRHLASLYGTDMSTNCFRRGQSHIVELTFTYVRDEFLSRKNVLTSQVLELVKETLFSPVVVDNGFDSALFEIEKKQLLASLAADMDDSFYFAHKELDKLFFHDERLRLEYSDLRNRILAETPQSSYSCFQEFLANDRIDFFFLGDFNEVEIQNVLESFDFKGRKGDVMVQYCQPYSNILQEGMVRKNLGQSILELGYHCPSEYGDEQHLPMIVMNGLLGGFAHSKLFTNIRENAGLAYTISSQLDLFSGYLRMYAGIDRENRNQARKMMNNQLIDLKKGYFTELELEQTKEMIRRSLLLSQDNQGSLIERAYQNALLGKSSADFKSWIAKLEQVDKDAICRAANNVKLQAIYFMEGIE, from the coding sequence ATGGAGTTAGTGCATGGAATTTCAACACATTTTATCCAATCAAAAAAGTTTAAAACGAACAAAATCGCCGTGCGTTTTACCGCTCCATTATCCCTCGATACGATTTCAGGTCGCATGTTGAGTGCGAGTATGCTAGAGACTGCTAATCAGATGTATCCCACTTCTCAAGATTTGAGAAGACATTTAGCCAGTCTATACGGTACAGATATGTCAACCAATTGTTTCAGAAGAGGGCAAAGTCATATTGTAGAATTGACATTCACCTATGTTCGTGATGAGTTTTTAAGTAGGAAAAATGTGCTAACTTCTCAGGTTTTGGAACTAGTAAAAGAAACTCTTTTTTCCCCCGTAGTAGTTGATAATGGGTTTGATTCGGCCTTATTTGAAATTGAGAAAAAACAATTGCTAGCAAGTTTAGCAGCTGATATGGATGATTCTTTTTATTTTGCACATAAAGAATTGGATAAATTATTTTTTCATGATGAACGTCTCAGATTGGAATATAGTGATTTACGAAATCGTATTTTAGCTGAAACTCCACAAAGTTCTTATTCTTGTTTCCAAGAATTTTTGGCCAATGATCGAATAGATTTCTTTTTCCTAGGTGATTTTAATGAGGTTGAAATTCAAAATGTATTAGAATCATTTGACTTTAAAGGTCGAAAAGGAGATGTGATGGTTCAGTATTGTCAACCTTATTCCAATATCCTTCAGGAAGGTATGGTTCGGAAAAATTTGGGACAATCCATTTTGGAATTAGGCTATCATTGCCCTTCTGAATATGGCGATGAGCAACATTTACCCATGATTGTAATGAATGGTTTACTTGGTGGATTTGCTCACTCTAAGCTCTTTACAAACATCCGTGAAAATGCTGGATTGGCTTACACTATTTCAAGTCAGCTTGATTTGTTTAGTGGATACTTGAGGATGTATGCTGGTATCGATCGAGAAAATCGTAACCAGGCTCGTAAAATGATGAATAATCAACTGATTGATTTAAAAAAAGGATATTTTACAGAGCTTGAGTTAGAGCAAACAAAGGAAATGATTCGTCGGTCTTTGTTGCTTTCTCAAGATAATCAAGGTTCATTGATTGAACGTGCTTATCAAAATGCCTTACTTGGAAAATCTTCAGCAGACTTTAAAAGTTGGATTGCAAAACTCGAGCAAGTTGACAAAGATGCTATTTGTAGAGCAGCTAATAATGTGAAACTACAGGCGATTTACTTTATGGAAGGAATAGAATGA
- the yaaA gene encoding S4 domain-containing protein YaaA, producing the protein MEYKLFEEFITLQALLKELGITHSGGAIKSFLSEHSVYFNGELENRRGKKLRIGDKVDIPDMNIDILLTQPTSEEQEEYQADKVEKERIAKLVKEMNKGVKKDKSKPTSSPKSKQAPRFPGR; encoded by the coding sequence ATGGAATACAAATTATTTGAAGAATTTATTACCCTCCAAGCACTACTCAAAGAACTTGGAATTACACATAGCGGAGGAGCTATTAAATCATTTCTCTCTGAACATTCTGTTTACTTTAATGGGGAATTAGAAAATCGTCGTGGTAAAAAACTTCGTATTGGTGATAAAGTTGACATCCCTGACATGAATATTGACATCTTGTTGACACAACCTACTTCTGAGGAGCAAGAGGAATACCAAGCTGATAAAGTTGAAAAAGAACGAATTGCTAAACTTGTTAAGGAGATGAATAAAGGTGTAAAAAAAGATAAATCAAAACCTACTTCATCACCCAAAAGCAAACAAGCTCCGCGATTCCCTGGTAGATAA
- the recF gene encoding DNA replication/repair protein RecF (All proteins in this family for which functions are known are DNA-binding proteins that assist the filamentation of RecA onto DNA for the initiation of recombination or recombinational repair.): MWLQHLSLKTFRNYKETKIDFNPKLNVFLGRNAQGKTNMLEAIYFLALTRSHRTRTDKNLIHFDEEQLHLSGLVQKKTGSIPLEIELTQKGRVTKVNHLKQARLSDYVGHMNVVLFAPEDLQLIKGAPSVRRKFIDMELGQIKPIYLSDLTNYNHILKQRNTYLKSAQKIDETFLSVLDDQLVDYGCRVMNHRLDFIKKLEHFGRKKHFELSNQIEELSISYQSSVKSTEKEDLSESFKIALEKSRSRDLFKKNTGVGPHRDDISFYINGMDASFGSQGQHRSLVLSIKLAEIELMESITTESPILLLDDVMSELDNTRQLKLLETISQSIQTFITTTSLDHLQNLPENLSIFTIQDGKVAVNEN, from the coding sequence ATGTGGCTACAACACCTATCTCTCAAGACTTTTCGTAACTATAAAGAGACGAAAATAGACTTTAATCCTAAATTAAATGTCTTTTTAGGACGCAATGCACAAGGTAAAACAAATATGTTAGAGGCTATCTATTTTTTAGCCTTAACACGCAGTCATCGAACTCGAACAGATAAAAATCTCATTCATTTTGATGAGGAACAGCTTCATCTTTCAGGTCTTGTTCAGAAAAAAACTGGATCTATTCCTCTCGAAATCGAACTAACACAAAAAGGGCGTGTGACAAAAGTTAATCATTTAAAACAGGCACGCCTTTCAGATTATGTAGGACACATGAATGTTGTCTTATTTGCTCCTGAAGATTTACAACTAATTAAAGGAGCACCTTCAGTTCGACGAAAATTTATTGATATGGAGCTTGGGCAAATTAAGCCAATCTATTTATCAGATTTAACCAATTATAACCATATTCTTAAGCAAAGAAATACCTATTTAAAATCAGCTCAAAAAATAGATGAAACCTTCCTTTCAGTACTAGATGATCAGCTAGTCGATTATGGATGTCGTGTAATGAATCACCGCTTAGATTTTATAAAAAAACTAGAGCATTTTGGCCGTAAGAAACATTTTGAACTTTCTAATCAGATTGAAGAGTTGTCAATATCCTATCAATCTTCTGTAAAGTCAACTGAAAAAGAAGACTTATCAGAATCTTTCAAAATTGCTTTAGAAAAAAGTAGGTCCAGAGATTTATTTAAAAAGAATACTGGTGTTGGGCCTCATCGAGATGACATTTCTTTTTATATAAATGGGATGGATGCTAGTTTCGGAAGTCAAGGCCAACATCGTAGTCTCGTCCTCTCGATAAAATTAGCAGAAATCGAATTAATGGAAAGTATTACTACAGAATCTCCGATATTATTACTTGACGATGTCATGAGTGAACTTGACAACACTAGACAGTTAAAATTATTAGAAACGATTTCTCAGTCAATCCAAACCTTTATAACAACAACAAGCTTGGATCATCTTCAAAATTTGCCAGAAAATCTAAGTATCTTCACTATTCAGGATGGTAAAGTTGCTGTAAATGAAAATTGA
- the guaB gene encoding IMP dehydrogenase has protein sequence MSNWDTKFLKKGFTFDDVLLIPAESHVLPNDADLTTKLADNLTLNIPIITAAMDTVTESQMAIAIARAGGLGVIHKNMSIAQQADEVRKVKRSENGVIIDPFFLTPEHTIAEADELMGRYRISGVPVVETLENRKLVGILTNRDLRFISDYNQPISNHMTSENLVTAPVGTDLATAESILQEHRIEKLPLVDEEGRLSGLITIKDIEKVIEFPNAAKDEFGRLLVAGAVGVTSDTFERAEALFEAGADAIVIDTAHGHSAGVLRKIAEIRAHFPDRTLIAGNIATAEGARALYEAGVDVVKVGIGPGSICTTRVIAGVGVPQVTAIYDAAAVAREYGKTIIADGGIKYSGDIVKALAAGGNAVMLGSMFAGTDEAPGETEIFQGRKFKTYRGMGSIAAMKKGSSDRYFQGSVNEANKLVPEGIEGRVAYKGAAADIVFQMIGGIRSGMGYCGAANLKELHDNAQFIEMSGAGLKESHPHDVQITNEAPNYSM, from the coding sequence ATGTCTAATTGGGACACTAAATTTTTGAAAAAAGGTTTTACCTTTGATGATGTATTGCTTATTCCAGCTGAAAGTCATGTGTTGCCTAACGATGCAGATTTAACAACTAAATTGGCAGATAATCTGACTTTAAATATCCCAATTATTACCGCTGCCATGGACACAGTTACAGAGAGTCAAATGGCCATTGCTATTGCTCGTGCAGGTGGTCTCGGAGTTATCCATAAAAACATGTCAATTGCTCAACAAGCAGACGAGGTTCGTAAGGTAAAACGTTCTGAAAATGGGGTTATTATTGATCCGTTCTTCTTGACGCCTGAACATACAATTGCTGAAGCAGATGAGCTTATGGGTCGTTACCGCATCAGTGGTGTTCCAGTTGTTGAAACACTTGAAAATCGTAAATTGGTTGGTATTTTGACAAACCGAGATCTTCGTTTTATTTCAGATTATAATCAACCAATTTCAAACCATATGACTAGTGAAAATCTTGTGACTGCTCCTGTGGGTACAGATCTTGCAACGGCTGAAAGCATTCTTCAAGAGCACCGTATTGAAAAACTTCCGTTGGTAGATGAAGAAGGCCGTCTTTCTGGTTTGATTACTATCAAAGATATTGAAAAAGTTATTGAGTTTCCAAATGCTGCTAAAGATGAGTTTGGTCGTCTACTAGTTGCAGGTGCAGTAGGTGTTACTTCAGATACATTTGAACGTGCAGAGGCTCTTTTTGAGGCAGGAGCGGATGCGATTGTTATTGATACTGCACATGGTCATTCTGCAGGTGTCTTGCGTAAAATTGCTGAGATTCGTGCTCACTTCCCAGATCGTACTTTGATTGCTGGAAATATTGCAACAGCTGAGGGTGCACGTGCCCTTTATGAAGCAGGTGTAGACGTTGTCAAGGTTGGGATTGGACCAGGTTCTATCTGTACTACTCGTGTGATTGCTGGTGTTGGTGTTCCGCAAGTAACAGCTATCTACGATGCTGCAGCTGTTGCGCGTGAATATGGTAAAACGATCATTGCCGACGGTGGAATCAAGTATTCTGGAGATATTGTAAAAGCCCTTGCTGCAGGTGGAAATGCAGTTATGCTTGGATCAATGTTTGCTGGAACTGATGAAGCTCCAGGTGAAACTGAAATCTTCCAAGGACGTAAGTTCAAGACGTACCGTGGTATGGGATCAATCGCTGCTATGAAAAAAGGTTCAAGTGATCGTTACTTCCAAGGTTCTGTCAATGAAGCAAACAAACTTGTTCCAGAAGGAATTGAAGGTCGTGTTGCTTATAAAGGAGCGGCAGCTGATATTGTCTTTCAAATGATTGGTGGTATTCGCTCTGGTATGGGTTACTGTGGTGCAGCTAACCTTAAAGAACTACACGATAATGCTCAATTTATTGAAATGTCTGGTGCTGGTTTGAAAGAAAGTCACCCTCATGATGTACAAATTACGAATGAGGCGCCAAATTATTCTATGTAA
- the trpS gene encoding tryptophan--tRNA ligase, whose protein sequence is MTKPIILTGDRPTGKLHIGHYVGSLKNRVLLQEEDKYDMFVFLADQQALTDHAKDPQTIVESIGNVALDYLAVGLDPSKSTIFIQSQIPELAELSMYYMNLVSLARLERNPTVKTEIAQKGFGESIPTGFLVYPIAQAADITAFKADYVPVGTDQKPMIEQTREIVRSFNNAYNCDVLVEPEGIYPENERAGRLPGLDGNAKMSKSLNNGIYLADDADTLRKKVMSMYTDPNHIRVEDPGKIEGNMVFHYLDVFGRLEDAQEIADMKEHYQRGGLGDVKTKRYLLEILERELGPIRERRIEFAKDMGEVYNMLQKGSERAREVAGQTLSEVKGAMGLNYFN, encoded by the coding sequence ATGACTAAACCCATTATTTTAACAGGAGACCGTCCAACAGGAAAATTGCATATTGGACATTATGTTGGAAGTCTCAAAAATCGAGTATTATTACAGGAAGAGGATAAGTATGATATGTTTGTGTTCTTGGCTGACCAACAAGCCTTGACAGATCATGCCAAAGATCCTCAAACCATTGTAGAGTCTATCGGAAATGTGGCTTTGGATTACCTTGCAGTTGGATTGGATCCAAGTAAGTCAACTATTTTTATTCAAAGCCAGATTCCAGAGTTGGCTGAGTTGTCTATGTATTATATGAATCTGGTTTCATTAGCACGTCTGGAGCGTAATCCAACTGTCAAGACAGAAATTGCTCAGAAAGGATTTGGAGAAAGCATTCCGACAGGATTCTTGGTCTATCCAATAGCTCAAGCAGCTGACATCACAGCTTTCAAAGCTGATTATGTTCCTGTTGGGACAGATCAGAAGCCAATGATTGAGCAGACTCGTGAAATTGTTCGTTCTTTTAACAATGCATATAACTGTGATGTCTTGGTAGAACCGGAAGGTATTTATCCAGAAAATGAGAGAGCAGGGCGTTTGCCTGGTTTAGATGGGAATGCTAAAATGTCTAAATCACTCAATAATGGTATTTATTTAGCTGATGATGCGGATACTTTGCGTAAAAAAGTAATGAGTATGTATACAGATCCAAATCATATCCGCGTTGAGGATCCAGGTAAAATTGAAGGAAATATGGTTTTCCATTATCTAGATGTTTTTGGTCGTCTAGAAGATGCTCAAGAAATTGCTGACATGAAAGAACATTATCAACGAGGTGGTCTTGGTGATGTGAAGACCAAGCGTTATCTACTTGAAATATTAGAACGTGAACTTGGTCCTATTCGTGAGCGCCGTATCGAATTTGCTAAGGATATGGGAGAAGTTTATAATATGCTTCAAAAAGGTAGTGAAAGAGCGCGTGAAGTTGCAGGTCAAACCCTATCTGAGGTTAAAGGTGCAATGGGACTCAATTACTTTAACTAA
- a CDS encoding ATP-binding cassette domain-containing protein, with protein MLTVSDVSLRFSDRKLFDDVNIKFTEGNTYGLIGANGAGKSTFLKILAGDIEPTTGHISLGPDERLSVLRQNHFDYEDERAIDVVIMGNEKLYSIMKEKDAIYMKEDFSDEDGVRAAELEGEFAELGGWEAESEASQLLQNLNIPEELHYQNMSELANGEKVKVLLAKALFGKPDVLLLDEPTNGLDIQSITWLEDFLIDFDNTVIVVSHDRHFLNKVCTHMADLDFGKIKLYVGNYDFWKESSELAAKLLADRNAKAEEKIKQLQEFVARFSANASKSRQATSRKKMLDKIELEEIVPSSRKYPFINFKAEREIGNDLLTVENLTVKIDGETILDNISFILRPGDKTALIGQNDIQTTALIRAIMGDIDYEGTVKWGVTTSRSYLPKDNSADFAGGESILDWLRQFASKEEDDNTFLRGFLGRMLFSGDEVNKPVNVLSGGEKVRVMLSKLMLLKSNVLVLDDPTNHLDLESISSLNDGLKNFKESIIFASHDHEFIQTLANHIIVLSKNGVIDRIDETYDEFLENAEVQAKVKELWKD; from the coding sequence TTGCTTACAGTATCTGATGTTTCACTACGTTTTAGTGATCGCAAACTTTTTGATGATGTCAATATCAAATTTACAGAAGGAAATACTTATGGATTAATCGGTGCTAATGGTGCCGGAAAATCAACCTTTTTAAAAATTTTAGCTGGAGATATCGAACCTACTACTGGTCACATCTCTCTTGGTCCAGATGAGCGTCTCTCTGTTCTCCGTCAAAATCACTTTGACTATGAAGATGAACGTGCCATTGATGTCGTTATCATGGGAAATGAAAAACTTTATAGCATCATGAAAGAGAAAGATGCTATCTACATGAAGGAAGATTTCTCAGACGAGGACGGGGTTCGTGCTGCCGAACTCGAAGGAGAGTTTGCTGAGCTTGGAGGCTGGGAAGCAGAAAGCGAAGCCTCTCAACTCCTTCAAAACCTAAACATTCCAGAAGAATTACACTACCAAAACATGAGCGAATTGGCCAACGGTGAGAAAGTAAAGGTTCTCCTTGCCAAAGCACTTTTTGGTAAACCAGATGTTCTTCTCTTGGACGAGCCTACCAACGGTTTAGACATCCAATCAATTACATGGTTAGAAGACTTCTTGATTGACTTTGATAACACAGTTATCGTAGTATCCCACGACCGTCACTTCTTAAACAAAGTATGTACTCACATGGCCGACCTTGACTTTGGAAAAATCAAACTCTATGTCGGAAACTACGACTTCTGGAAGGAATCTTCTGAACTCGCTGCTAAATTGCTAGCAGACCGTAATGCTAAAGCAGAAGAAAAAATTAAACAATTGCAAGAATTCGTTGCTCGTTTCTCTGCTAATGCTTCTAAATCAAGACAAGCAACATCACGTAAGAAAATGCTTGATAAGATTGAACTAGAAGAGATTGTACCATCTAGTCGTAAATATCCATTTATTAACTTTAAAGCGGAGCGTGAAATAGGTAATGATCTCCTGACAGTAGAAAATCTAACTGTAAAGATTGATGGTGAGACTATTTTAGATAATATCAGTTTTATCTTGCGTCCAGGTGATAAGACAGCGCTTATTGGTCAAAATGACATCCAAACGACTGCATTAATTCGTGCAATCATGGGGGACATTGACTATGAAGGAACTGTCAAGTGGGGAGTAACTACTAGCCGTTCTTACTTGCCAAAAGATAACTCGGCAGATTTTGCAGGAGGAGAGTCAATCCTTGACTGGTTGCGTCAATTCGCAAGTAAAGAAGAAGATGACAATACTTTCCTACGTGGCTTCCTCGGTCGTATGCTCTTCTCTGGAGATGAGGTTAACAAACCTGTAAATGTCTTGTCAGGGGGAGAAAAAGTTCGTGTCATGCTTTCAAAACTCATGCTTTTAAAATCAAATGTCCTTGTACTTGATGATCCAACAAATCACTTGGACTTGGAATCTATCTCAAGCTTGAATGATGGATTGAAAAACTTTAAAGAATCAATCATCTTTGCCAGTCATGACCACGAGTTTATTCAAACTTTGGCTAACCATATCATTGTCTTGTCTAAAAATGGTGTCATTGACCGTATCGATGAAACCTATGATGAATTCCTAGAAAATGCAGAAGTACAAGCAAAAGTTAAAGAACTTTGGAAAGACTAA
- a CDS encoding YfhO family protein — MKLFFKTYWIYFVSFIIPVIIMIGVYLSQGIYWNSDTSPLLGDGFHQYVIFDVALRNILHGNDSLFYTFTSGLGLNFYALSSYYLGSFLSPLVYFFDLTNMPDAVYLTTLLKFGLIGLSTYFSLNNLFQLIPKPLKLALSTSYALMSFSVSQLEIKTWLDVFILIPLIITGLHLLITEKKFLLYFTSLSILFIQNYYFGYMTALFLIFWYLCQISWDFKTRKSSVLDFVVTSFLAGMASLILTLPTLFDLQTHGEKLTEVTKFQTESSWYLDLFAKQFIGSFDTTKYGAIPMIFVGLLPFILTILFFTLKSIKFHVKLIYAIFFACLIASFYIESLDLFWQGMHTPNMFLHRYAWIFSTLLIYTAAEVLNRLKEIKIWNFLVSLFLIVTGFLATIYLKSHYSFLTDLNILLTLEFLVVYSLLLLAVIKKFISVNLFAILISLFIMVEISLNASSQIDGIAKEWGFASRSAYSRDIPAMESFSTYIGNQFTRTEKLETQTGNDSMKFNYNGISQFSSVRNRSASSTLDKVGFKSSGTNLNLRYANNSILADSLFGIQYNISDSPIDKYGFKDIYQKDNLTLYENQFSLPIAFASQSVYNDVKFNEHTLDSQASFLNQLANVDFDYFSPIPYEKTENTDDLISVTSSSNEDASIQYQIEVPENSQVYLSFTNLHFSNDKQKKVDILVNREKKTFTTDNVFSFFNLGYTKETKTFNIHVSFPGNSQVSFESPTFYRLDTQTFTKAIQKIKEQPVTVSTSKNKVFATYDVKQDTSIFFTIPYDKGWSAYQDGKKIEMKQAQTGFMKVDIPKGKGTITLSFIPNGFITGAICSFTSLLLFGIYNHKRKSSKT, encoded by the coding sequence ATGAAATTATTTTTTAAAACATATTGGATCTATTTTGTTTCTTTCATCATTCCCGTAATCATTATGATAGGAGTATATCTATCTCAAGGTATCTACTGGAATAGCGATACATCTCCACTATTAGGAGATGGGTTTCATCAATACGTTATTTTTGATGTAGCTTTACGAAATATCCTACATGGAAATGATAGTCTGTTTTATACCTTTACAAGTGGCCTCGGATTAAATTTTTATGCCCTATCTAGTTATTACTTGGGAAGTTTCCTTTCACCTCTAGTTTACTTTTTTGATCTAACGAATATGCCAGATGCTGTCTATCTGACAACTCTCTTAAAATTTGGATTGATTGGACTGTCAACTTACTTTAGTTTAAATAATTTATTTCAATTGATTCCTAAGCCTTTAAAACTAGCTTTATCTACTTCATATGCTCTGATGAGTTTCTCTGTCAGTCAATTAGAGATAAAAACCTGGCTGGATGTTTTTATCTTGATTCCTTTAATTATAACTGGTCTACACCTACTTATAACTGAAAAGAAATTCCTATTATACTTTACAAGTCTGTCAATCTTATTTATTCAAAATTATTATTTTGGATATATGACAGCATTGTTTCTTATTTTCTGGTATCTCTGTCAAATTTCTTGGGACTTTAAAACTCGAAAATCATCTGTTCTTGATTTTGTTGTGACCTCCTTTTTAGCTGGTATGGCTAGTTTGATTCTGACTCTTCCTACTCTGTTTGATTTACAGACACATGGGGAAAAATTGACTGAAGTTACAAAGTTTCAAACTGAAAGTAGCTGGTATCTTGATCTCTTTGCTAAGCAATTCATCGGTTCCTTTGATACAACCAAGTATGGGGCTATTCCAATGATTTTTGTTGGACTACTTCCCTTTATTTTGACTATTTTATTTTTTACGCTGAAATCCATTAAGTTTCACGTGAAACTTATCTATGCAATCTTCTTTGCATGTCTAATTGCAAGCTTTTATATTGAATCTCTTGATTTATTTTGGCAAGGCATGCATACTCCAAACATGTTTTTACATCGCTATGCTTGGATTTTCTCTACCTTGTTAATTTACACAGCAGCGGAAGTCTTAAATCGTCTGAAAGAAATTAAAATCTGGAATTTTTTAGTTTCGCTTTTTCTTATAGTAACAGGATTTTTAGCTACCATCTATCTAAAATCACATTATTCTTTTTTAACAGATTTGAATATTCTACTGACTCTTGAATTTTTGGTTGTCTATTCTCTTTTACTCCTTGCAGTTATCAAAAAGTTTATCTCTGTAAATCTATTTGCCATTCTAATCTCTTTATTTATAATGGTTGAAATAAGTTTAAATGCTTCATCTCAAATAGACGGAATTGCTAAGGAATGGGGATTTGCTTCTCGAAGTGCATATAGTAGAGATATCCCAGCTATGGAATCTTTCTCAACATATATTGGGAATCAATTTACCCGTACTGAGAAACTAGAGACTCAGACAGGAAATGACAGTATGAAATTCAACTACAATGGAATCTCTCAATTTTCATCTGTTCGAAATCGTTCAGCAAGCTCTACTTTGGATAAAGTTGGATTTAAATCCTCTGGAACCAATCTCAATCTCCGTTATGCCAATAATAGTATTTTGGCTGATAGTTTATTTGGCATCCAGTACAATATCTCAGACAGTCCTATTGATAAGTATGGTTTTAAAGATATCTATCAAAAAGATAATCTTACCCTATATGAAAATCAATTCTCTCTTCCGATTGCATTTGCTAGTCAATCTGTTTACAATGATGTCAAGTTCAATGAACACACTTTGGATAGTCAAGCCTCGTTTTTAAATCAACTTGCTAACGTCGATTTTGATTATTTTTCTCCAATCCCCTATGAAAAAACAGAGAATACTGATGATTTGATTAGTGTTACAAGCTCTTCAAATGAGGATGCATCAATCCAGTATCAAATTGAAGTGCCAGAAAACAGCCAAGTTTATCTTTCTTTCACAAACCTTCACTTTTCTAATGACAAACAAAAGAAGGTTGACATCCTTGTAAATAGAGAAAAGAAAACTTTTACAACTGATAATGTCTTCTCCTTCTTTAATCTAGGTTATACAAAAGAGACAAAAACTTTCAATATTCATGTTAGTTTCCCTGGAAATTCACAAGTATCATTTGAATCTCCTACCTTCTATCGTTTAGATACCCAAACTTTCACCAAGGCAATTCAAAAAATTAAAGAACAACCTGTCACAGTATCAACTTCTAAAAACAAGGTCTTTGCTACATATGATGTTAAACAAGATACGTCCATTTTTTTCACCATTCCTTATGACAAAGGTTGGTCTGCCTACCAAGATGGTAAGAAAATAGAAATGAAACAAGCTCAAACTGGATTTATGAAAGTTGACATTCCAAAGGGAAAAGGAACTATTACACTTTCCTTCATTCCCAATGGTTTTATTACTGGAGCAATCTGTTCCTTTACTTCTCTTTTACTATTTGGAATCTATAATCACAAACGAAAGTCTTCTAAGACATAA